A genomic segment from Gimesia sp. encodes:
- a CDS encoding MFS transporter, producing the protein MDSPADSLSLNDSKPTRVRYLVLAGLSSGFLLAYLPRAGLAPLATTIQQDLSLDDLQMGRVLAAFYAGYFLFQIPGGILGQKLGNRLALPLLQLTAGIANLLTALAASFGLIWFSRLLLGLAQAGMVPCSAQVIKNWIPEAKRGTASSLMGSFMSVGSIIATGATAALVDPLGWRLPLVLFSLFSVSWMFLFFLLFRDRPQDHPKTNHAEVELINAADRNAVSENKATSSTPIRQLFMRMVSNTSLWLFCLQSVFRAFGYAFFITWLPAYLQQSSGASVQKAGLLAMLPLTSIVLGTLAGGRLIDLIYQWTGNKYFSRSLLSAGSALICAVCILLASQVPAEDAVYLISCGTFLSGMGNPAIWVTSMDLGGKHTSVIIAIVNMAGVVGGYLSPIAVGALFTYIKAMPVPEWNLVLYLFAGIYLGATLSWALINPRNSLSEI; encoded by the coding sequence ATGGATTCTCCAGCAGACAGCCTCTCCCTGAATGATTCTAAACCGACACGGGTGCGTTATCTGGTACTGGCTGGTTTAAGCAGTGGTTTTCTACTGGCCTATCTGCCACGCGCGGGACTGGCTCCTCTGGCGACTACGATTCAGCAAGATCTCAGTCTGGATGATCTGCAGATGGGACGCGTGCTGGCTGCTTTTTATGCCGGTTATTTCCTGTTTCAGATTCCGGGAGGCATACTGGGACAAAAGCTGGGGAATCGGCTGGCGTTACCTTTGCTCCAGTTGACAGCAGGCATTGCGAATCTGTTAACAGCCCTGGCAGCTTCATTCGGACTGATCTGGTTTTCACGTCTGTTGCTGGGACTGGCCCAGGCCGGTATGGTTCCCTGTTCGGCACAAGTGATTAAGAACTGGATTCCCGAAGCGAAACGCGGTACAGCCAGTTCTCTGATGGGCAGTTTTATGTCCGTGGGGAGTATCATCGCCACAGGGGCGACTGCCGCATTGGTTGATCCGTTGGGTTGGCGTCTGCCCCTGGTATTGTTCAGCCTGTTCTCTGTCAGCTGGATGTTCCTTTTTTTTCTGTTGTTCCGCGATCGTCCCCAGGATCACCCAAAGACGAATCATGCTGAAGTGGAACTGATTAACGCAGCTGACAGGAATGCCGTCTCAGAAAACAAGGCAACAAGCTCAACGCCGATTCGTCAGTTATTCATGCGAATGGTCTCGAATACGAGTCTCTGGCTGTTCTGCCTGCAGTCCGTCTTCCGGGCGTTTGGATACGCATTCTTCATTACCTGGTTGCCCGCTTACCTGCAGCAGTCCAGTGGAGCTTCTGTGCAGAAAGCGGGACTGCTGGCGATGCTGCCGCTGACAAGTATCGTGTTGGGGACCCTCGCGGGAGGCCGTCTGATCGATCTGATTTATCAATGGACGGGCAATAAATACTTCAGCCGTTCGCTGCTCAGTGCCGGGTCCGCGCTGATCTGTGCCGTTTGTATTCTGCTGGCCAGTCAGGTCCCTGCTGAAGATGCCGTCTATCTGATTTCCTGCGGAACGTTTCTCTCCGGCATGGGGAATCCGGCGATCTGGGTGACGTCAATGGATCTGGGAGGCAAGCATACATCGGTCATTATCGCGATAGTGAATATGGCAGGCGTCGTGGGTGGCTATCTCTCACCCATCGCCGTCGGCGCCTTATTCACTTACATCAAAGCAATGCCGGTACCGGAGTGGAATCTGGTACTGTACCTCTTTGCTGGAATCTATCTGGGCGCAACCTTGAGCTGGGCATTGATTAATCCCCGTAATTCCCTGTCTGAAATCTGA
- a CDS encoding sulfatase-like hydrolase/transferase: protein MNLMIGKFKSLLLLTALLLLSLGKSEAAERPNIVFFFADDQTTSTVGCYGNQVIQTPNIDELAKRGTRFEKAYVSQPICWVSRTTILTGLTGRSYGTPSNPEQARPDAVQTLYTDLLREQGYRTGFYGKWHAKMPKDFKREGHFDEFEAISRNPYYKKQPDGSLRHETELIVDRGIEFVKSQPKGKPFALNLWFNACHAEDSDRRPGIGHFPWPRAVDGMYEDIEIAPPRLGDPEIFNAQPNFLQTTINRERYFWRWNTPQKYQTNMRAYYRMVSGIDGAIGRFRKALDEAGLADNTIIVYSADNGYYMANRGFAGKWSHYENALQVPLIVMDPRVPKEEQGKVTDALALNLDLPATFLDWAGVDVPKRYQGQSLQPVVKGTKPADWRAETFHEHFAVRNRIPAFEGIRDGNLKYVRYFDHDNYEFLHDLEADPDELINLVGNPEYAEKLQALRDRTTERVKELGGPLDPLRGGFRDSTVPYPVASAAVGARADKDGFVSVFDGKTLRHWTGDPQYWSVEQGALTGKTDGSLKMNRFITWKDSTIRNFDLRVKVKVTEGGNSGIQYRGTSRPDLGLDIVTGYQCDVVANNPNYNGMLYEEKGRRILSHTGEKVIIAPDGQPWVVGKMPVKTFAPDEWHDFRVLVRGNHHEHWIDGHKTADLIDLDPKGRALEGVLAVQVHVGPKMKIQYKDFKIKHLPDNLPLEQAQDHPIPADAYGVRPQGRLPKNWKPPVYGKQ, encoded by the coding sequence ATGAACCTCATGATTGGGAAATTCAAAAGTTTACTCCTGCTGACTGCTCTGCTTTTACTCTCCCTGGGAAAATCGGAAGCAGCTGAGCGACCGAACATTGTCTTTTTCTTCGCCGATGATCAAACCACCAGCACGGTTGGCTGTTACGGCAATCAGGTGATCCAGACACCCAACATTGATGAACTTGCCAAACGAGGCACTCGTTTTGAAAAAGCATACGTGAGCCAGCCAATCTGCTGGGTCAGTCGGACGACAATTCTGACCGGATTAACGGGACGCAGTTACGGAACTCCCTCGAATCCGGAACAGGCACGGCCCGACGCGGTGCAGACGCTGTATACAGATCTGCTGCGAGAGCAGGGCTATCGAACCGGTTTCTATGGGAAATGGCATGCGAAGATGCCAAAAGATTTCAAACGGGAAGGGCACTTTGATGAGTTCGAAGCGATCAGCCGCAATCCTTACTACAAGAAGCAACCGGATGGCAGCCTGCGGCATGAGACCGAATTAATCGTTGATCGTGGAATCGAATTCGTCAAATCGCAGCCCAAGGGGAAACCATTCGCATTGAATCTGTGGTTCAATGCCTGTCACGCTGAAGACAGTGACCGACGGCCCGGAATTGGACACTTTCCCTGGCCGCGTGCTGTCGATGGTATGTATGAAGACATTGAAATCGCGCCCCCTCGTCTGGGAGATCCCGAGATCTTCAATGCACAACCGAATTTCCTGCAGACCACGATCAACCGGGAACGTTATTTCTGGCGCTGGAATACGCCTCAGAAATATCAGACAAACATGCGGGCTTACTACCGCATGGTCAGCGGTATCGACGGAGCAATCGGTCGGTTCCGGAAAGCACTGGATGAAGCCGGGCTCGCTGATAACACAATTATCGTATATTCAGCTGATAACGGCTACTACATGGCCAATCGGGGTTTTGCCGGAAAGTGGTCACACTATGAAAATGCTCTCCAGGTACCACTGATTGTCATGGATCCGCGTGTTCCGAAAGAAGAACAGGGCAAAGTGACTGACGCATTGGCGCTGAATCTTGACCTGCCCGCAACGTTTCTGGACTGGGCCGGTGTGGACGTTCCCAAACGATACCAGGGACAAAGTCTCCAGCCCGTCGTGAAGGGAACGAAACCAGCCGACTGGAGGGCTGAAACATTCCATGAACATTTCGCAGTACGCAATCGAATTCCAGCCTTCGAAGGAATTCGTGACGGAAACCTGAAATATGTACGCTACTTTGACCACGATAACTACGAGTTTCTGCATGACCTAGAAGCAGATCCAGATGAACTGATCAATCTGGTGGGAAATCCCGAGTATGCAGAGAAGCTTCAGGCACTCAGAGATCGCACGACAGAGCGAGTCAAAGAGCTGGGAGGCCCTTTGGATCCACTGCGCGGTGGATTTCGGGATTCCACGGTTCCCTATCCGGTGGCTTCTGCAGCCGTTGGTGCCCGCGCGGATAAGGATGGTTTTGTTAGCGTCTTCGACGGCAAAACCCTACGGCACTGGACCGGCGATCCACAATACTGGTCTGTTGAACAAGGGGCTCTGACGGGTAAAACGGATGGTTCTCTGAAGATGAATCGTTTCATTACCTGGAAAGATTCCACGATTCGTAACTTTGACTTACGAGTCAAAGTGAAAGTGACGGAGGGGGGCAACAGCGGGATTCAGTATCGGGGAACCTCTCGTCCCGATCTCGGACTGGATATCGTAACCGGCTATCAATGTGATGTGGTGGCCAACAATCCGAATTACAATGGTATGCTCTATGAGGAGAAGGGACGCCGAATTCTCTCGCATACAGGCGAAAAAGTCATCATCGCACCTGATGGTCAGCCCTGGGTGGTTGGTAAGATGCCCGTCAAAACGTTTGCTCCCGATGAATGGCATGATTTCCGAGTGCTGGTACGCGGCAATCATCACGAGCACTGGATTGATGGTCACAAGACTGCGGACCTGATCGACCTCGATCCCAAAGGTCGGGCACTGGAAGGTGTGCTGGCCGTTCAGGTGCACGTCGGACCGAAGATGAAAATTCAATACAAGGATTTCAAAATCAAGCATCTGCCAGACAATCTGCCTTTAGAGCAGGCTCAGGATCATCCGATTCCCGCAGATGCTTACGGTGTTCGCCCCCAGGGACGCCTGCCCAAGAACTGGAAGCCGCCGGTTTATGGCAAACAGTAA
- a CDS encoding DUF4838 domain-containing protein: MRISLLLAGVLWCFTFVLDTGTAAEQYLVREGQAEAEIVIDPAAQRSTRLAAQELQNYLKKISGAKLKIVTETTANVPVKVLIGSSKEAEKRGLTAAGLKAGAYRIVAGDNWLAMIGDDTNFVPIEPWPRNHRDLASGKVQAAWNAITGEHWGYPHSQLYKHYTGSTGLFGTPDEQLVDKAGQVNVWGFDERGSFNAVCGYLRRLGVRWYLPGELGEIVPRQKTIPLPVIDETIQPDFPLRTINFRFGVYGRDAALWAMRLGVRQPYGRQAAHGLDHMTHNAETLEKHPEWFALYGGKRDTQPGKRLNQLCYSNEELFLQTVRYVRAQFDHFDMDVVSVMPPDGYTAICQCEHCAGKDTPERGYRGAFSDYVWEFVNRVAREVRKTHPDRKISNCAYGTYTQPPEKIDRFEPNVQVIIVGGRRPTSADREELRQLRDAWVKKTANPIIIFENYPFTGRGFYLPAFIPHVLGESVNETKGISKGEDIWLTMDFGENAIGYNHFLIYFTARMYWGGKDQDVDSLFNEYCELFYGPAAQEMRTFFLYCEEHWREMEQEAEKASRALELFSVAKAKVKSDSVYGRRMALIDNFLNGLRNKSNQLAQKRGPVPVLRLVGDPRGEIVIDGQLDDPLWQNCPTASTGSLRELQTGRLPVYGTSIKSRWVGHDLYFAIRCEEAPGEQPRSTTTKNEDQAIWFGDAIEILLSTESHSYYQLAINPAGVLIDLDRGADKGDWFRWDSQAEVATQIKDGYWTAEVRIPVVQDENDPLHQVIGHRPTVSLPWHINVCRQRIRDNGSEYSAFAPTGTSGFHQPMKFAYFYRGLSHQFEADPSVTDYLITSKKAETLMRRRKYQAAHDLFMALSAENNVTDLQKSVALQQAAECARHLKQESQAESLAEKIPLDTVAKTVRMQNLLAQRNYAELIQQFQSENFQTWPFSQVGEAALARGMARLRMKQGEAAETDLTLALNYTPDPRIQSQILLLLGENREHNLADEAGALKAYRQNYEGAGRVGSADQFRSIEGAARILTKQGKYDDALQALEKAEIDQLKGFWRHEMQLAKGHTLAAAGKKQAAEQIYQSVLQDKTSSSGHRQQAEEQLKQLGAP; encoded by the coding sequence ATGCGGATTTCACTTCTGCTGGCTGGCGTACTGTGGTGTTTCACTTTCGTGCTGGATACGGGAACCGCTGCGGAACAGTATCTGGTCAGGGAAGGGCAGGCAGAAGCAGAAATCGTAATTGATCCTGCAGCTCAGCGCAGCACGCGTCTGGCTGCCCAGGAACTTCAGAATTATCTGAAAAAGATTTCGGGAGCAAAACTAAAAATCGTCACTGAGACGACCGCTAATGTGCCGGTCAAAGTTTTGATCGGATCGAGTAAAGAAGCAGAAAAGCGGGGACTCACAGCTGCCGGGTTGAAAGCAGGAGCCTACCGGATCGTTGCCGGCGATAACTGGCTCGCAATGATTGGCGATGATACCAATTTCGTGCCGATTGAACCCTGGCCCCGTAATCATCGTGATCTAGCCAGTGGTAAAGTACAGGCGGCCTGGAATGCGATTACCGGTGAGCACTGGGGATATCCCCATTCACAACTCTACAAGCATTACACCGGTTCAACCGGTCTGTTTGGAACGCCTGACGAGCAACTGGTTGATAAAGCAGGTCAGGTCAATGTGTGGGGCTTTGACGAAAGAGGTTCCTTCAACGCGGTCTGCGGATATTTGCGGCGACTGGGCGTGCGCTGGTATCTGCCCGGAGAACTGGGCGAAATCGTTCCCCGCCAGAAAACGATTCCACTACCAGTGATCGACGAAACGATACAGCCCGATTTTCCACTGCGGACGATTAACTTCCGTTTTGGTGTCTATGGCCGCGATGCTGCTCTGTGGGCGATGCGACTGGGAGTACGACAGCCCTATGGTCGTCAGGCTGCCCATGGGCTGGATCATATGACGCACAATGCAGAGACGCTCGAAAAGCATCCTGAATGGTTTGCCCTTTATGGCGGAAAACGTGATACCCAACCGGGGAAACGTCTGAATCAGCTATGTTATTCGAATGAGGAACTGTTCCTGCAGACCGTGCGCTATGTGCGGGCTCAGTTTGATCATTTCGATATGGATGTTGTATCGGTGATGCCTCCCGATGGTTATACCGCGATCTGTCAATGTGAGCATTGTGCAGGCAAGGATACTCCCGAACGAGGTTACCGCGGCGCATTTTCCGATTATGTCTGGGAGTTTGTGAATCGAGTGGCCAGAGAGGTTCGTAAAACGCATCCGGATCGCAAAATCTCCAATTGTGCCTATGGAACTTATACGCAGCCTCCTGAAAAGATCGACCGTTTCGAACCCAACGTGCAGGTGATTATTGTGGGGGGAAGAAGACCGACGTCTGCAGACCGGGAAGAACTCCGCCAGTTGCGTGACGCCTGGGTAAAAAAGACAGCGAACCCGATCATTATCTTCGAAAACTATCCCTTTACCGGACGGGGCTTCTATCTGCCGGCCTTTATTCCTCACGTACTGGGGGAGAGCGTCAACGAGACCAAAGGGATTTCTAAAGGAGAAGACATCTGGCTCACGATGGATTTTGGCGAGAATGCGATCGGCTATAACCACTTTCTGATTTACTTCACCGCGCGGATGTACTGGGGGGGGAAAGACCAGGATGTCGATTCCCTGTTCAATGAATACTGTGAGCTGTTTTACGGACCTGCTGCTCAGGAAATGCGCACCTTCTTTCTATACTGTGAAGAACACTGGCGCGAGATGGAGCAAGAGGCCGAAAAGGCCAGTCGCGCACTGGAGCTGTTTTCTGTCGCGAAAGCGAAAGTGAAAAGTGACTCAGTGTATGGGCGTCGGATGGCACTCATCGATAATTTCCTCAACGGATTGAGAAATAAAAGTAATCAACTGGCACAGAAACGGGGGCCGGTTCCTGTTTTAAGGCTGGTGGGTGATCCCCGAGGCGAAATTGTAATTGATGGGCAACTCGATGATCCACTCTGGCAAAACTGCCCAACCGCTTCGACAGGAAGCCTGCGTGAACTGCAGACCGGACGCTTGCCCGTTTATGGAACTTCGATTAAATCACGCTGGGTGGGTCATGATCTCTATTTTGCGATCCGTTGTGAGGAAGCACCGGGCGAGCAGCCCCGCAGTACAACAACAAAAAATGAAGATCAGGCAATCTGGTTTGGTGATGCGATCGAAATTCTGCTCAGCACCGAGTCACATAGTTATTATCAACTGGCCATCAACCCTGCCGGGGTGCTGATTGACCTCGATCGAGGGGCTGATAAGGGAGACTGGTTCCGCTGGGATTCACAGGCTGAGGTCGCGACCCAGATCAAAGACGGCTACTGGACTGCTGAGGTGCGGATTCCCGTTGTGCAGGATGAAAACGATCCCCTGCATCAGGTAATCGGACATCGTCCTACAGTGAGCCTTCCCTGGCACATCAATGTCTGTCGTCAACGTATACGAGACAATGGTTCTGAATACTCGGCATTCGCGCCCACCGGAACTTCCGGGTTTCATCAGCCGATGAAATTCGCTTACTTTTATCGGGGACTGTCACACCAGTTCGAAGCCGACCCGAGTGTGACAGACTACCTGATTACAAGCAAAAAGGCAGAGACGCTGATGCGGCGTCGTAAGTACCAGGCCGCACACGACCTGTTTATGGCCCTGTCTGCAGAGAATAATGTCACGGACCTGCAGAAATCTGTGGCACTCCAGCAGGCGGCGGAATGTGCCCGTCACCTGAAACAGGAATCACAAGCGGAATCGCTGGCTGAAAAAATACCACTCGATACCGTGGCGAAGACAGTGCGGATGCAGAACCTGCTGGCACAGCGAAACTATGCTGAGTTGATTCAGCAGTTCCAATCTGAGAATTTTCAGACCTGGCCATTCAGTCAAGTCGGAGAAGCCGCTCTGGCGCGGGGAATGGCCCGTTTACGAATGAAGCAGGGAGAGGCTGCTGAGACCGATCTGACACTGGCGTTGAATTATACCCCGGATCCACGCATCCAATCGCAAATCCTCCTGTTGCTGGGAGAAAACAGAGAACACAATCTGGCGGATGAAGCTGGGGCTCTGAAGGCGTATCGTCAGAACTACGAGGGCGCAGGACGAGTAGGTTCAGCAGATCAGTTCCGCTCAATTGAGGGAGCGGCTCGAATTCTCACGAAACAGGGGAAATACGACGACGCATTACAGGCGCTGGAAAAAGCCGAGATCGATCAACTCAAAGGATTCTGGCGCCATGAAATGCAACTTGCGAAGGGACACACGCTGGCTGCTGCGGGTAAAAAGCAGGCCGCGGAGCAGATTTACCAGAGTGTGTTGCAGGACAAGACCTCATCTTCAGGACACCGCCAGCAGGCTGAGGAACAACTCAAACAACTGGGGGCACCCTGA
- a CDS encoding sulfatase-like hydrolase/transferase — translation MPALKFVYTLAFALLFISPAVLSAAESQPNILLIMADDVGSDAIGCYGGQSYPTPHIDKLAQGGLKFNQAYSMPVCHPSRVCLMTGRYPFRFGKAGSKWGDFPDAAEGICIGDRMQQAGYATAVAGKWQLCFMKNDLDHPSRVGFDKWCLFGWHEGGRYHDPLIYQNGKQLKNTEGKYGPDIYTDFLIDFMKESHKEGKPFFAYYPMALCHDVTDDLKGKHVAYAHDGHWLTFAEMMTSMDDMVGRLVASLDEMGVRDNTLVLFTTDNGTPAASYLYVNEQGKMVRPKVVSVQNNKIVPGGKGKLDDTGTRVPLIANWPGHIKAGQEVNTMVDLTDYLPTVADVAGLKNDGVPRDGVSFAEVLEGASGKDRRDWIFIEHRGKRCVRSLNWKLYDDGRFFDLKQDPLEKSPLKTDALSGKAKRNYASLQDTLEKMQGPLKPTP, via the coding sequence ATGCCTGCCCTGAAGTTTGTTTATACACTGGCGTTCGCGCTGCTGTTCATTTCCCCGGCTGTCCTGTCTGCTGCTGAGTCCCAACCCAACATTCTGCTGATTATGGCAGATGATGTGGGCAGTGACGCCATCGGCTGTTACGGGGGACAGAGCTATCCGACTCCCCACATTGATAAGCTGGCCCAGGGAGGGCTTAAGTTCAATCAAGCATACTCGATGCCCGTCTGTCACCCCTCGCGTGTCTGCCTGATGACCGGCCGTTATCCGTTCCGGTTTGGTAAAGCAGGCTCGAAATGGGGAGACTTTCCAGACGCTGCTGAGGGAATCTGTATTGGCGATCGCATGCAGCAGGCCGGCTATGCGACTGCAGTTGCCGGGAAATGGCAGCTCTGCTTCATGAAAAACGACCTGGATCATCCCAGCCGCGTCGGTTTTGACAAGTGGTGTCTGTTTGGCTGGCATGAAGGGGGCCGTTATCATGATCCACTGATTTACCAGAATGGCAAGCAGCTGAAAAACACTGAGGGCAAATATGGACCGGATATTTACACCGATTTTCTGATTGACTTCATGAAAGAGAGCCATAAAGAGGGGAAGCCGTTTTTTGCCTATTACCCTATGGCCCTCTGTCATGATGTGACTGATGACCTGAAAGGAAAGCATGTCGCTTACGCACATGATGGGCACTGGCTGACTTTTGCTGAGATGATGACATCCATGGATGACATGGTAGGTCGCCTGGTAGCTTCCCTGGATGAAATGGGAGTCCGCGACAATACCCTGGTCCTCTTCACCACCGATAACGGAACCCCCGCCGCGAGCTACCTGTATGTTAACGAACAGGGAAAGATGGTGCGCCCTAAAGTGGTTTCGGTACAAAACAACAAAATCGTCCCCGGCGGTAAAGGCAAACTGGATGACACCGGAACCCGGGTCCCCCTGATCGCAAACTGGCCGGGCCACATCAAGGCAGGTCAGGAAGTCAACACCATGGTCGACCTGACCGATTACCTGCCGACGGTCGCGGATGTCGCCGGACTCAAGAATGATGGCGTTCCCCGGGATGGAGTCAGTTTTGCTGAAGTTCTCGAGGGTGCTTCCGGAAAAGATCGTCGCGATTGGATCTTTATTGAACACCGGGGTAAACGGTGTGTTCGCTCGCTGAACTGGAAACTCTACGATGACGGCCGCTTTTTCGATCTCAAACAGGACCCGCTGGAGAAGTCTCCCCTGAAAACAGATGCTTTATCAGGAAAAGCAAAACGCAACTATGCTTCCTTACAAGACACGCTTGAGAAGATGCAGGGACCTTTAAAGCCAACCCCTTGA